From Burkholderia savannae, a single genomic window includes:
- a CDS encoding GNAT family N-acetyltransferase: MQQQRAKNERAMHFACAKRVEGRVVLRRFDPAHDSYEELTALLHRAFARLGQMGLNCPCVDQPAAVTRQRALAGECFVAVCNGHLVATMTLHTRDLSSPCELYRRANVATLRQFGVDPVWQGRGIGCSMLTFAAHWAAARGYRRLALDTPQPAAHLVEFYTRQGFRIVDVMHFSGKGYDSAILSKSTDASPSYGWKMRELPLIPTPTPTPLGRVA; this comes from the coding sequence ATGCAACAGCAACGAGCGAAGAACGAACGAGCAATGCATTTCGCATGCGCGAAGCGCGTGGAAGGCCGTGTCGTGCTGAGGCGTTTCGATCCGGCGCACGACTCGTACGAAGAGCTGACCGCGCTGCTGCATCGCGCATTCGCGCGGCTCGGCCAAATGGGACTCAATTGCCCTTGCGTCGATCAGCCGGCCGCCGTCACGCGGCAGCGCGCGCTCGCGGGCGAGTGCTTCGTCGCCGTCTGCAACGGCCACCTGGTCGCGACGATGACGCTTCATACGCGCGATTTGTCGTCGCCGTGCGAGCTCTATCGCCGCGCCAACGTCGCGACGCTGCGCCAGTTCGGCGTCGATCCGGTGTGGCAAGGGCGCGGCATCGGCTGCTCGATGCTCACGTTCGCCGCGCATTGGGCGGCCGCGCGCGGCTATCGGCGCCTCGCGCTCGATACGCCGCAACCCGCCGCGCATCTCGTCGAGTTCTATACGCGTCAAGGATTCCGAATCGTCGACGTCATGCATTTTTCCGGCAAAGGCTACGACAGCGCGATCCTCAGCAAGTCGACGGACGCATCGCCTTCGTATGGATGGAAAATGCGCGAACTGCCGCTGATACCGACGCCAACGCCGACACCGCTCGGTCGCGTCGCATGA
- a CDS encoding NAD-dependent succinate-semialdehyde dehydrogenase, whose amino-acid sequence MPLTLSRTELLRTGNLIDGEWRPAASGSRYAVSDPAALDVISEAADSGADDARAATDAAARALPAWRATPARERAAILRAWHAAIVWHTEDLARLMSREQGKPLAEALGEVAYGASYVQWFAEEATRAYGDVIPQQHHGKRMSVVKEPIGIVAAITPWNFPLAMIARKIAPALAAGCTVVAKPAEDTPLTALALAFLAMEAGVPPGVLNMISASRERGVEAVGDWLADSRVRKITFTGSTPVGKFLARESAATLKKLSLELGGNAPFIVFDDADLDAAVGGLMAAKFRNGGQTCVCPNRVYVQEGVYDAFAARVAERVGALRVAPATDSAAQIGPMINARAVDKIARHVDDAVTRGARVLTGGRRLAEIGPHFYAPTVLADAAPGMQLCGEETFGPVVALFRFSTEDEAIAAANDTPYGLAAYFYTQNVRRIARVSSRLEAGVVGVNEGALASEAAPFGGVKESGYGREGSRYGLDDYLAIKYLCEGNLD is encoded by the coding sequence ATGCCGCTCACGCTGTCCCGCACCGAACTCCTCCGCACCGGCAACCTGATCGACGGCGAATGGCGCCCCGCCGCGTCGGGCAGCCGCTATGCCGTGTCCGATCCGGCCGCGCTCGACGTGATCTCCGAAGCCGCCGACAGCGGCGCCGACGACGCGCGGGCCGCCACCGACGCCGCCGCCCGCGCGCTGCCCGCGTGGCGCGCGACGCCCGCGCGCGAACGCGCCGCGATCCTGCGCGCGTGGCACGCGGCGATCGTCTGGCACACCGAAGACCTCGCGCGCCTGATGTCGCGCGAGCAAGGCAAGCCGCTCGCCGAGGCGCTCGGCGAAGTCGCGTACGGCGCGTCGTACGTGCAGTGGTTCGCCGAGGAAGCGACGCGAGCGTACGGCGACGTCATCCCGCAGCAGCACCACGGCAAGCGGATGAGCGTGGTGAAGGAGCCGATCGGCATCGTCGCGGCGATCACGCCGTGGAACTTTCCGCTCGCGATGATCGCGCGCAAGATCGCGCCGGCGCTCGCGGCGGGCTGCACGGTCGTCGCGAAGCCGGCGGAGGACACGCCGCTCACCGCGCTCGCGCTCGCGTTCCTCGCGATGGAAGCCGGCGTGCCGCCCGGCGTGCTGAACATGATCTCGGCGTCGCGCGAGCGCGGCGTCGAAGCGGTCGGCGACTGGCTCGCCGATTCGCGCGTGCGCAAGATCACGTTCACCGGCTCGACGCCCGTCGGCAAGTTCCTCGCGCGCGAATCGGCGGCGACGCTGAAGAAGCTGTCGCTCGAACTCGGCGGCAACGCGCCGTTCATCGTGTTCGACGACGCCGATCTCGACGCGGCCGTCGGCGGCCTGATGGCCGCGAAATTCCGCAACGGCGGGCAGACCTGCGTGTGTCCGAATCGCGTGTACGTGCAGGAAGGCGTGTACGACGCGTTCGCGGCGCGCGTCGCCGAGCGGGTGGGCGCGCTGCGCGTCGCGCCGGCGACCGATTCCGCCGCGCAGATCGGCCCGATGATCAACGCGCGCGCGGTCGACAAGATCGCGCGCCACGTCGACGACGCGGTGACGCGCGGCGCGCGCGTGCTGACGGGCGGCCGGCGTCTCGCCGAGATCGGCCCGCACTTCTATGCGCCGACCGTGCTCGCCGACGCCGCGCCCGGCATGCAGCTTTGCGGCGAGGAGACGTTCGGACCGGTAGTTGCGTTGTTCCGATTCTCGACCGAAGACGAAGCCATCGCCGCAGCGAACGACACGCCGTACGGCCTCGCCGCCTACTTCTACACGCAGAACGTGCGGCGGATCGCGCGCGTGTCGTCGCGGCTCGAGGCCGGCGTCGTCGGTGTCAACGAAGGTGCGCTCGCGAGCGAGGCCGCGCCGTTCGGCGGCGTCAAGGAATCGGGCTACGGCCGCGAAGGATCGCGCTACGGGCTCGACGACTATCTCGCGATCAAGTATCTGTGCGAAGGCAATCTCGATTGA
- a CDS encoding methyltransferase family protein — protein MDSLSKRALGAQARFVAMLAVLIFAPAGSLRYWQGWIYWLVFSGSTTVLTLYFLKRDPALVESRMRVGVRAERELSQKIILGVVSVASVGLVVAMGAEWRVARTPVDWGAVALGNALVIAGLAICFAVLRENRFASSIVEVKQEQTVISSGPYRFVRHPMYSGAMVIFFGSPIAAQSAWAWPFAAVLAAGVVARLVDEERYLSVHLDGYRAYCERVRWRLLPRVW, from the coding sequence ATGGACTCGCTGTCGAAGCGCGCGCTCGGCGCGCAGGCGCGTTTCGTCGCGATGCTCGCCGTGCTGATCTTCGCGCCGGCGGGCTCGCTGCGCTACTGGCAGGGCTGGATCTACTGGCTCGTGTTCTCCGGCTCGACGACCGTGCTCACCCTCTATTTCCTCAAGCGCGATCCGGCGCTCGTCGAGAGCCGGATGCGCGTCGGCGTGCGCGCCGAGCGCGAGCTCAGCCAGAAGATCATTCTCGGCGTCGTCAGCGTCGCGAGCGTCGGGCTCGTCGTCGCGATGGGCGCTGAATGGCGCGTCGCGCGCACGCCCGTCGATTGGGGCGCGGTCGCGCTCGGCAACGCGCTCGTGATCGCGGGCCTCGCGATCTGCTTCGCCGTGCTGCGCGAGAACCGCTTCGCGTCGAGCATCGTCGAGGTGAAGCAGGAGCAGACGGTGATCTCGTCCGGCCCGTATCGCTTCGTCCGGCACCCGATGTATTCCGGCGCAATGGTGATATTTTTCGGGAGCCCGATCGCCGCCCAGTCGGCCTGGGCCTGGCCGTTCGCCGCAGTGCTCGCGGCGGGCGTCGTCGCGCGGCTCGTCGACGAGGAACGCTACCTGAGCGTGCACCTCGACGGCTATCGCGCGTATTGCGAACGCGTGCGCTGGCGGCTTTTGCCGCGCGTCTGGTGA
- a CDS encoding tartrate dehydrogenase codes for MPPAPGPADARGSTRDEESSMNDKAYKIAVIPGDGIGVEVMPEGLRALDAVSRRFGLRFEYQPIEWASCEYYAKHGQMMPDDWKTQLSSMDALLFGAVGWPDTVPDHVSLWGSLLKFRREFDQYVNLRPARLFDGVPCPLAGRKAGDIDFMIVRENTEGEYSAVGGVMFEGTDREFAVQQAVFTRLGTERVMKFAFELARRRAKRLTVATKSNGIAISMPWWDARAAEMAAHYPDIAWDKQHIDILCARFVMQPDRFDVVVASNLFGDILSDLGPACTGTIGIAPSANLNPERNFPSLFEPVHGSAPDIAGKHVANPIAMIWSAAMMIDFLGEGAGRAREAHDAIVAAIEHVLKHGPRTRDLGGQASTSEVGDAIVAHLLG; via the coding sequence ATGCCGCCCGCGCCCGGCCCAGCCGACGCGCGCGGCTCGACACGAGACGAGGAATCCAGCATGAACGACAAGGCGTACAAGATCGCCGTCATCCCCGGCGACGGAATCGGCGTGGAAGTGATGCCCGAAGGGCTGCGCGCGCTCGACGCGGTGAGCCGCCGCTTCGGCTTGCGCTTCGAATACCAGCCGATCGAATGGGCGAGCTGCGAGTACTACGCGAAGCACGGCCAGATGATGCCGGACGACTGGAAAACGCAACTTTCCAGCATGGACGCGCTGCTGTTCGGCGCGGTCGGATGGCCCGACACGGTGCCCGATCACGTCTCGCTGTGGGGGTCGCTGCTGAAATTCCGCCGCGAATTCGACCAGTACGTGAACCTGCGCCCCGCGCGCCTGTTCGACGGCGTGCCGTGCCCGCTCGCCGGCCGCAAGGCGGGCGACATCGATTTCATGATCGTCCGCGAGAACACGGAAGGCGAGTATTCGGCCGTCGGCGGCGTGATGTTCGAGGGCACCGACCGCGAATTCGCCGTCCAGCAGGCGGTGTTCACGCGGCTCGGCACCGAGCGCGTGATGAAGTTCGCGTTCGAGCTCGCGCGGCGCCGCGCGAAGCGGCTCACCGTCGCGACGAAGAGCAACGGCATCGCGATCAGCATGCCGTGGTGGGACGCGCGCGCCGCTGAGATGGCCGCGCACTATCCGGACATCGCGTGGGACAAGCAGCACATCGACATCCTGTGCGCCCGCTTCGTGATGCAGCCGGACCGCTTCGACGTCGTCGTCGCGTCGAATCTGTTCGGCGACATCCTGTCCGACCTCGGCCCCGCGTGCACCGGCACGATCGGCATCGCGCCGTCTGCGAACCTGAACCCGGAGCGCAACTTTCCGTCGCTGTTCGAGCCGGTGCACGGCTCCGCGCCGGACATCGCGGGCAAGCACGTCGCGAATCCGATCGCGATGATCTGGTCGGCCGCGATGATGATCGACTTCCTCGGCGAAGGCGCCGGCCGCGCCCGCGAAGCGCACGACGCGATCGTCGCCGCGATCGAGCACGTGCTGAAGCACGGCCCGCGCACGCGCGACCTGGGCGGCCAGGCGTCGACGAGCGAAGTCGGCGACGCGATCGTCGCGCACCTGCTCGGCTGA
- a CDS encoding M14 family metallopeptidase: MTESAPVFPHYSIEVDFPNLDAHRAGNAGVDYVHRFDSGAPGPHVMINALTHGNEVCGAIVVDALLKMRLRPRRGVLTLSFANVAAYERFDADKPDAARFVDQDFNRVWTPAVLDDPSKRSVELDRARAMRPFVDEADWLLDLHSMHERSAPLIVAGPLDKGTALALRIGAPATVIRDEGHPEGKRMRDYGGFGDPASAKNALLIECGQHWEARAAAVARDSTARFLVASGIVDGQDLPVDWFLPLAKTMRVVQVTEPVVATSHDFRFADAYTGLEHFAKAGEVIGWSNGEPVTTPYPDCVLVMPSLRQLRPGVTVVRLGHLEREVPQRG; the protein is encoded by the coding sequence ATGACCGAATCGGCTCCCGTATTTCCTCACTATTCGATCGAGGTCGACTTTCCGAACCTCGATGCGCATCGTGCCGGCAACGCCGGCGTCGACTACGTGCATCGCTTCGATTCGGGCGCGCCCGGCCCGCACGTGATGATCAATGCGCTCACGCACGGCAACGAAGTGTGCGGCGCGATCGTCGTGGATGCGTTGTTGAAGATGAGGTTGCGGCCGCGCCGCGGCGTGCTGACGCTGTCGTTCGCGAACGTCGCCGCGTACGAGCGCTTCGATGCGGACAAGCCCGACGCTGCGCGCTTCGTCGATCAGGATTTCAATCGCGTATGGACGCCCGCGGTGCTGGACGATCCGTCGAAGCGCTCGGTCGAGCTCGATCGCGCGCGCGCAATGCGGCCGTTCGTCGACGAAGCCGACTGGCTGCTCGACCTGCATTCGATGCACGAACGCAGCGCGCCGCTGATCGTCGCCGGGCCGCTCGACAAGGGCACCGCGCTCGCGCTGCGGATCGGCGCGCCGGCAACGGTGATTCGCGACGAAGGCCATCCGGAAGGCAAGCGGATGCGCGATTACGGCGGCTTCGGCGATCCGGCGAGCGCGAAAAATGCGCTCCTCATCGAATGCGGTCAGCACTGGGAGGCGCGAGCGGCGGCCGTCGCGCGCGACAGCACCGCGCGCTTTCTGGTCGCCTCGGGCATCGTCGACGGACAGGATCTGCCCGTCGACTGGTTCCTGCCGCTGGCAAAGACGATGCGAGTCGTGCAGGTGACGGAACCCGTCGTCGCGACGAGCCACGACTTTCGTTTCGCCGATGCATACACCGGCCTCGAGCATTTCGCGAAAGCGGGCGAAGTGATCGGCTGGTCGAACGGCGAGCCCGTCACGACGCCGTATCCGGACTGCGTGCTCGTGATGCCGTCGCTGCGCCAGTTGCGCCCGGGCGTGACGGTCGTTCGGCTCGGCCATCTGGAGCGCGAGGTGCCGCAGCGAGGATGA
- a CDS encoding TetR/AcrR family transcriptional regulator, whose translation MNTKPDLSPAAAGARERLLDAAETLIYAGGIHATGVDAIVKLSGAARKSFYTHFESKEALVAAALERRDERWMTWFVDATEKRGKTPRARLVGMFDVLREWFEQADFHGCAFLNAAGEIEHPDDPVRVVAREHKERLRAFVREQLDAHAAEAGADRRHVARLARQWLVLIDGAIGVALVSGDASAARDARAAAELLLDATLPSRSG comes from the coding sequence ATGAACACGAAACCTGACCTTTCCCCCGCCGCAGCCGGCGCGCGCGAGCGCTTGCTCGACGCGGCCGAGACGCTGATCTACGCGGGCGGCATTCATGCGACGGGCGTCGACGCGATCGTCAAGCTGTCGGGCGCCGCGCGCAAGAGCTTCTATACGCACTTCGAATCGAAGGAGGCGCTCGTCGCCGCCGCGCTCGAACGTCGTGACGAACGCTGGATGACGTGGTTCGTCGACGCGACGGAAAAACGCGGCAAGACGCCGCGCGCGCGGCTCGTCGGCATGTTCGACGTGCTGCGCGAATGGTTTGAGCAGGCGGATTTTCATGGCTGCGCGTTCCTGAACGCGGCGGGCGAGATCGAGCATCCGGACGATCCGGTGCGTGTCGTCGCGCGCGAGCACAAGGAACGCCTGCGCGCGTTCGTGCGCGAGCAGCTCGACGCGCATGCGGCCGAGGCCGGCGCGGATCGCCGGCACGTCGCGCGGCTCGCGCGCCAGTGGCTCGTGCTGATCGACGGCGCGATCGGCGTCGCGCTCGTGAGCGGCGATGCATCGGCGGCGCGCGACGCGCGCGCGGCGGCGGAGCTGCTGCTCGACGCGACGTTGCCGAGCCGGTCCGGCTGA
- a CDS encoding nuclear transport factor 2 family protein, with amino-acid sequence MSDSTEIRPPVPPFTRETAIQKVRAAEDGWNTRDPERVSLAYTPQSKWRNRAEFATGRAEIVALLRRKWTRELDYRLIKELWAFTGNRIAVRFAYEWRDDAGNWFRSYGNENWEFDENGLMAHRHACINDMPIRESDRLFHWPLGRRPDDHPGLSDLGL; translated from the coding sequence ATGTCCGATTCAACCGAAATCCGCCCGCCCGTTCCGCCGTTCACGCGCGAAACCGCGATTCAAAAAGTTCGGGCTGCTGAAGATGGCTGGAACACGCGCGACCCCGAGCGCGTGTCGCTCGCCTATACGCCGCAGAGCAAGTGGCGCAACCGCGCGGAGTTCGCCACGGGCCGCGCGGAGATCGTCGCGCTGCTGCGCCGCAAGTGGACGCGCGAGCTCGACTATCGGCTGATCAAGGAATTGTGGGCGTTCACGGGCAACCGGATCGCGGTGCGCTTCGCGTACGAATGGCGCGACGACGCGGGCAACTGGTTCCGCTCGTACGGCAACGAAAACTGGGAATTCGACGAGAACGGGCTGATGGCGCATCGCCACGCTTGCATCAACGACATGCCGATTCGCGAATCGGATCGCCTGTTCCATTGGCCGCTCGGCCGCCGGCCCGACGATCATCCGGGCTTGTCGGACCTCGGGCTTTGA
- a CDS encoding LysR substrate-binding domain-containing protein, translating into MNNSPNLDDLRVFSIVVRLASFSAAAEQLAVSPAYVSKRVALLEKQLGTRLLHRSTRRVGVTEAGERVYAWTEKILDDVDHLVEDVSTTRSVPRGTLRISSSFGFGRHVLAPALLEFNERYPQLNVRLDLFDRLIDVVGEGFDLDIRIGDEIADHLIAKRLATNYRVLCASPAYLARYGMPRQLADLAAHQCLAIKERDHPFGVWRLTVRGETSTVKVGGALSTNHGEVAVQWALAGRGIVLRSIWEAGPLLASGALKRVLPDAIQPANVWAVYPARLAASAKVRVCVDFLADAFAHLNERANGG; encoded by the coding sequence GTGAATAATTCGCCGAATCTCGACGACCTGCGCGTGTTCAGCATCGTCGTGCGGCTCGCGAGCTTCAGCGCGGCCGCCGAGCAGCTCGCGGTGTCGCCGGCGTATGTCAGCAAGCGCGTCGCGCTGCTCGAAAAGCAGCTCGGCACGCGGCTTTTGCACCGCTCGACGCGCCGCGTCGGGGTGACGGAGGCGGGCGAGCGCGTCTACGCATGGACCGAGAAGATCCTCGACGACGTCGACCATCTCGTCGAGGACGTCTCGACGACCCGCAGCGTCCCGCGCGGCACGCTGCGGATTTCGAGCAGCTTCGGCTTTGGCCGGCACGTGCTCGCGCCCGCACTGCTCGAGTTCAACGAGCGCTATCCGCAGCTCAACGTGCGGCTCGATCTGTTCGACCGGCTCATCGACGTCGTGGGCGAAGGCTTCGATCTCGACATCCGGATCGGCGACGAGATCGCCGATCACCTGATCGCGAAGCGGCTCGCGACGAATTACCGGGTGCTGTGCGCTTCGCCTGCGTATCTCGCGCGATACGGCATGCCGCGCCAGCTCGCGGATCTCGCCGCGCATCAATGCCTCGCGATCAAGGAGCGCGATCATCCGTTCGGCGTATGGCGGCTCACGGTGCGAGGCGAGACATCGACGGTGAAGGTGGGCGGCGCGCTGTCGACGAATCACGGCGAGGTCGCCGTGCAGTGGGCGCTCGCCGGCCGCGGGATCGTGCTGCGCTCGATCTGGGAAGCGGGGCCGCTGCTCGCGAGCGGCGCGCTCAAGCGCGTGCTGCCCGACGCGATCCAGCCGGCGAACGTGTGGGCGGTCTATCCGGCGCGGCTTGCGGCGTCGGCGAAGGTGCGCGTGTGCGTGGATTTTCTCGCGGACGCGTTCGCGCACCTGAACGAGCGCGCGAACGGCGGATAA
- a CDS encoding YceI family protein, with protein MKPARWAGWIACAVALAGATASCTPLRVVTHSVSTAEAAVPAGRYTLDPHHWSIVFDVDHFKYSRFTMRFDRASAQLDWRAGGLADSGVTASIDAASIDTNVPLLDKLVAGADALDAARYPQIRFDGAHFTRTSATQGTLAGNLTIRGATRPVTLAVTFNGYGRNPLTKQDTLGFSASGTFSRAQFGVTSWFPAVGDHVRVRIEAEFVKEGVAPAQ; from the coding sequence ATGAAACCGGCGAGATGGGCGGGATGGATCGCATGCGCGGTTGCGCTCGCGGGCGCGACGGCGAGCTGCACGCCGCTGCGGGTCGTCACGCACAGCGTGTCGACGGCGGAAGCCGCCGTTCCGGCCGGCCGCTACACGCTCGATCCGCACCACTGGAGCATCGTGTTCGACGTCGACCATTTCAAGTATTCGCGCTTCACGATGCGTTTCGATCGCGCGAGCGCGCAGCTCGACTGGCGCGCGGGCGGGCTTGCCGACAGCGGCGTGACGGCGTCGATCGACGCGGCAAGCATCGACACCAACGTGCCGCTGCTCGACAAGCTCGTCGCGGGCGCCGACGCGCTCGACGCCGCCCGCTATCCGCAGATCCGTTTCGACGGCGCGCACTTCACGCGCACGAGCGCGACGCAAGGCACGTTGGCCGGCAACCTGACGATCCGCGGCGCGACGCGCCCCGTCACGCTCGCCGTCACGTTCAATGGCTACGGCCGCAATCCGTTGACGAAGCAGGACACGCTCGGCTTTTCCGCGAGCGGCACGTTCAGCCGCGCGCAATTCGGCGTGACGAGCTGGTTTCCGGCCGTCGGCGACCACGTGCGCGTGCGCATCGAGGCGGAATTCGTCAAGGAAGGCGTAGCGCCGGCGCAATGA